The Methylomonas montana DNA window CCTGCCAAGGTGGTTTCGGTAAAGGGTTGGATAGGCAAACTAAAAAGCCGACATAATGCCGGCTTTCGTCAAGCACCTAAAACGAGAAATTCACATATTGTCCAATATCGCCTTTTTCACCGCATCCAGCGTGGCGTCTATGGTCACCGGGTGATTATCCTTGCATTGGCTAATCGCGATATCCGGGTCCTTGATGCCGTTGCCGGTCAGCGTGCAGACGATTTTACTGCCTTCCGGAATTTTACCGTTAGCGATGTCATGCAAGGCGCCAGCCAGCGAGGTGGCGGAAGCCGGTTCGCAGAAAATACCTTCGAATTGCGACAGCATTTTTTGCGCCGCCAAAATCTGCTCATCGGCAAATGCGGCAAACCAGCCGCCGGATTCTTTCTGCGCGTTCCAGGCCAAATCCCAGGATTGCGGATGGCCGATGCGTATCGCGGTGGCCACGGTTTCCGGATGATCGACCATCGCCCCGCCGACAAACGGCGCCGCGCCGGCGGCTTGATAGCCGCACATTACCGGGCGTTTATTGGTAACGGCTTTATGAGTTTCGCTATCGGTCGAGTATTCCTTGTAACCTTTCCAGTAAGCGCTGATATTGCCGGCATTGCCGACTGGCAAGCAGTGGAAATCGGGCGCATCGCCCAGCGCATCGACGATTTCGAAAGCCGCGGTTTTTTGGCCTTCCAATCGAAACGGATTGATCGAATTAACGATGGTCACCGGGGCATGGTCGGTAATTTTCTTGACGATGTCCATGCCGGCGTCGAAATTACCGTTAATCTGAATAATCTGCGCGCCATACATCAAGGTTTGCGCCAATTTGCCCAACGCGATCTTGCCTTCCGGAATCAATACGAAGGCTTTAATGCCGGCCCGCACCGCATAAGCGGCGGCAGCGGCGGAAGTATTACCGGTGGACGCACAAATGATGGCCTGACTGCCCTCTTCCACGGCTTTGGTGACAGCCATGGTCATGCCACGATCTTTAAACGAACCGGTCGGATTCAAGCCTTCGAATTTCACGTATATATCGACATCCTTGCCGATCAATCTGGGGATATTTTGCAGTTGGATCAGCGGGGTGTTGCCCTCGCAAAGACTGATCAGCCGGGTGGCGGCGGAGACCGGCAAGCGGTCGCGGTAACGTTCGATGATGCCTGTGTAGCGTGTTTGGTTTGCCATTGTTTATCCTAAAGTTTCCAAGCGAATCCGCGCCACTTTGCCGCTGACTGTCGCCAGCGCTTCTATGGCCGCAATCGCCGCGTTCATTTCTTTTTCCAGCGTTAGCTGCGTCAGCATGATGATGGGTACGGAAGTCTCGCCTTGTAGCGGCTCTTTTTGAATCAGCGCTTCGATGCTGATGTTGTGCGCTGCCAGTATCCGGCTGACGTCTGCCAACACGCCGGGCTTGTCTTCGGCGGTCAGGCGCAGGTAGTAAGCGGTTTTGATCTCATCGGCCGGCAATACCGGAATATCGACGATAGCGTCGGCTTGAAAAGCCAGGTGCGGCACCCGGTTTTCCGGGTCGCTGGTCATTGCCCTGACCACATCCACCAGATCGGCCACCACCGCCGAAGCGGTCGGCTCCGCGCCGGCGCCGGCGCCGTAATACAAGGTGGGTCCGACCGCGTCGCCGCACACTAACACCGCGTTCATCACACCATCGACATTGGCGATCAAGCGGCGTTTGGGGATCAAAGTCGGATGCACACGCAGCTCGATGCCAGCGTCGGTCTTGCGAGCGATACCCAGATTTTTAATCCGATAACCCAGCGCTTCGGCGTATTCGACGTCGAGGCGGGTAATTTTGGTAATGCCTTCGGTGAAGACTTTCTCGAATTGCAGCGGAATGCCAAAAGCAATCGACGCCAAAATGGTCAATTTATGACCGGCATCAATGCCTTCCACATCAAAAGTTGGATCGGCTTCGGCGTAACCCAGTGCCTGAGCTTCCGCCAACACGTCGGCGAAATCGCGGCCCTTGTCGCGCATTTCGGTGAGGATGAAATTGCCGGTGCCGTTGATGATGCCGGCCAGCCATTTGATACGGTTGCCGGCCAGACCTTCGCGGATGGCTTTGATGATGGGTATGCCACCGGCCACGGCCGCTTCGAACATGACCATCACGCCTTTCTTGCTGGCTTCCGCGAAGATTTCGTTGCCGTGCAAGGCGATCAAGGCTTTATTGGCTGTGACCACGTGCTTGCCGTTGCCGATTGCAGTCAGCACCAGCTGTTTGGCCAGATCGTAGCCGCCGATCAATTCGACGACCACATCGATGTTCGGATCGTTGACGATCTCGAACGGGTCGCTGGTCAAGGCAATGCCGTCGGTGTCGCAAATCCGCGCCCGGCTCAGGTCGCGCGCCGACGCACGGGTGACGACGATTTCACGGCCGGCCCGGCGAGCGATTTCCCCGGCATTCCTTTTCAACACGTTGACGGTACCGCCACCGACGGTCCCTAATCCCAAAACCCCAACTGTTACCGGCTTCAAACCTGACTCCTAGCGTTATACCCAAAAATGGCGGCGATTATACTACGTTGTCTTTTTTCAGCATATTGCGGATGCTGCGCAAGGCCTGCCGGGTTCTGTGCTCGTTTTCGATCAAGCTGAAGCGAATGTGATCGTCGCCGTGTTGACCAAATCCAATGCCTGGCGACACCGCCACCTTGGCGTCGATGATCAATTTTTTGGCGAATTCAATCGAACCCATTTCCCGATAGGCTTCCGGAATCTTGGCCCAAACAAACATGGTCGCCTTGGGTTTCTCGACATGCCAGCCCATCGCATTCAAGCCGTCGCACAACACGTCGCGGCGCGCCTTATACATATCGCAGATTTCCTTCACGCAATCTTGCGGACCTTCCAATGCGGTGATCGCAGCCACCTGAATCGGCGTAAAAGTGCCGTAATCCATATAGGATTTAATCCGGGTCAAGGCCGCTACCAGCGTCGGGTTGCCGCACATGAATCCAACCCGCCAGCCCGGCATGTTGTAACTTTTGGATAGCGAGAAAAACTCGACGGCGATGTCTTTCGCGCCTTCTACCTGCAAAATCGACGGCGCCACGTAACCGTCGAATACGATATCCGCGTAAGCGATGTCGTGGACGATCCAGATACCGTGTTCTTTACAAATCGCCACCACTTTCTCGAAGAAATCCAGTTCCACGCATTGGCAGGTCGGATTGCCCGGAAAGTTCAGGATCAACATCTTCGGTTTGGGCCAGCATTCGGCGATGCCTTTACGCAGCTCTTCGAAGAAATCGGTACCCGGTGTCAACGGCACATGCCTAATATCCGCACCGGCGATCACCACGCCATAAGGGTGTATCGGGTAAGCCGGATTAGGCACCAACACCACATCGCCAGGGCCCAAGGTCGCCAGGGCCAGATGCGACAAGCCTTCTTTAGAGCCGATCGTGACGATGGCTTCGGTATTGAAATCCAGATCGACGTCGAAACGTTTTTTGTACCAGCCGCAAATGGCTTTGCGCAGACGCGGAATGCCTTTGGATACCGAATAACGATGGGTATCATCGCGTTGCGCCACTTCCAGCATCTTGTCGAGAATATGCTTGGGCGTGGGCTGATCCGGATTACCCATGCCGAAGTCGATCACGTCCTCGCCCTCCGCACGGGCTTTGGCTTTCAGTTCGTTGACGATGTTAAAAACGTAAGGCGGCAGGCGGCTGATGCGATGAAATTCTTCCATTAAAGACTCTTGAGATTCAGGTTTTGAAGACAGCTTCTAAACAAAACCGGCTAAGGTACTGTTGTTGCTGAACGATGTCAATTTCGGGACGGCCGGATCAACTAGAAAACCGCTATCCACTCTTCTATTAAGGCTTGGCGGCGGCCGACGCGGCCAACGTAGCGTCTGTTTGTTGCTGATGCAGATAGGAACCGCCGACCAAAAAGGTCAACACTAACAAATACAGCACGGCGGCAATATTTTTAACTTTTTTACTGCCGTCGTCGGGGTGTTGCGCGCTCATCGTTAAACCTCTTTAGCAAATAATCGTAACGGCGTTAATTGTAACGTTTGCCAGACCTCCTGAGAACGAAAAGCTGCCAAATGCTTAGCCCCGCCTAGCAAATTACCTGTCGCCGCGAATAATCACCGCCGTCCGCAAACGGCTCTTCCCGAAACAGCACATCCGCTCGAAATCCTCGCGAGCAATCGGGATAAACTGGCAATCCAGTTCGTTTTGCCTACCCTCTTCCGGATCGGGATCGTGCATGTACAAACAGTCGTCGTCGAAACCGCTCATCACCACCCAATGCGGCGCCTTCTTGCGATCCATCGCGAAGGTGCTGATCAAAATAAGCGGGATCGCCCCGGATTCGAACGCGGAGATCAGCTCGCCTTGGGTAATGTTGGCGTAATGAACGGCGATGTCCTGCAGCTCCGCATCGCGTTTGAAACAATTGTCGACCAGTTCGACCACCTGTTTTTTGTCCTCGCTACGGACGCTGTCGATGAACAAGGTTCCCGCTTGGTTGATCCAGACTTCAACGCTAAATTGCCGGCGTTTCGCGGCCAACGCCAAACCCAGCGGGTGACAGCCGCCATGGCCGGAGGTCATGAATATCGTGGTCGCTTCCCGCCATAGTTCGATTTCCTCTTCCCGCGACGGCAAATAATTTTTATTGAGTGCATGCATCGCCATCATCAACGACGCCGGCCCGCAGGTAAACGGCGTGGTTTGCCTGAGCCAATGTACGGAGCGGTGCCGGGGTTTATCGCGGTAAAGGCGGATGCGTTTTTGATAACGCAAGGCATCTTTATGATCCTGATAATAATCCCGGTATACGCCGAATTTCTGAAAGCCCAGCGTCTCGTAAAGTCTAATGGCCGGAAAATTATCGACACTGACTTCCAGCCGCAAATACAGCCGGCCGTCGTCCTGGGCGGCTTGTTCGCCGGCCGTCATCAGCGCCTTGGCAATGCCACTGCCCCGCTGCTGCGGTGATACCGCCAGCGAATAGATCCGCGCCAGCCGGGTGCCGGGGTGGTAAATGATCAAAATGTAGCCGGCCACGCGTTGCTCAATTTCCGCGACCAACAAGGCCCGGTGCTCGGTCGTCAACCAGTGCCGAAAACTGCGCCGGCTCAATTTATCGGTGGAAAAACTGGCGTTTTCCAAAGCGACCAAGCCGCCAAGATCGCGCAGTTGCGCCGGACGAATCGCCAAATTGGCGTTGAACGCGGGTAAAGCACTCAAGAGCCTACCCCTTGCAAGGCTTGACGAATCACCTGCCGGGCGCGAAACAACACCATTTCCTGCCAGGCGCCATCGTTGGGACAAAAATGATGACGCATCGCCAGACTATGGGCGAAACGGGAGTCGCCACTATCCGCATGCGCCCATAACTGATGATCGCGCAGCAGGGTTTCGAATAATTGGTCGGTGCTGTACGTGCCGAATTCCAATGTGACATAGCAACTGTGGCTGTCCATCACGCCATGCCATAAATAATCTAATAAGCCTAGTTTAGGCACCGAACTGGAAGTGCCGGCCGCCGGCAAGGTCACCGAATCGCCGTACCAACGCTGGGCAACCGCCGCACCGGCGCTATCCGGGGCATGATCGCAAATGATCTCGCCGTAACCGTAAGGCCCCAGCCCGGTATGCAAGTCAACCACCGCTAAACGGCGCAGATGCAGGGCGTATTGTTTGATCAAGTCTTCGCACACCAGGCGACCGTGAGCCGGCGCCTGTCCGCCATAAAACGGCCCGTCGGGATCGCGATACTGCCCGCCGCTAATGGCGGTTTCCAACGCGGCACGGCCGTGTTGTTGGCTGAACTCGGCGAAAGCCCGCCGCCTTTGCTCGACATCCGCCTCGAAAATCGCCGGCCGCAAGCAATCGTAATCCGGATTAGTCGGCAAGGGCCGGGAAAAATCCACCGCATTGCGATTCAAATCCACGCCGTCGCCGTCGCAGCGCCGGGACCAGGCGTAGCCCCAAGGCGTCAAGGCATGAACCAGCAATAAAGCGCAATCTTCGAGGATAGACAACCGGCCTTTGCTCAGGCCTTGCAACAGATCGATCTGCACCGCGCTACCGGCAAAGCCTTCCACGCCATGAGTGCCACCGAGGACTACGACCACACTGTCTGCCTCCGGCGCACCTAGCCATAGCGTGTCGGTCGCCAGCACCTCGCCGTCCGGCCCAAGACCTGCACAAGCATAGGCTTTATGCTGCGACGAATACCCCAGCTCGGCTATTTCTAGCAACCACTGCGTACGGCCAAGCGCATAACTGGCTGGGAATACACCCGTATCGATTTCGGCCCCGTAATTAGACAAACTCATAAAAGTCCCCTGGAATTTCGGATATTGGCAGCGTTACAGTGTGGCAAACCGCTACAGCGCAAGCAATAGCTTTATGCTTAACCAACCAATAGTCACCGTTTCGTTACACCTGCATTGTTTTCCACGCTCTCGCCCCTCGCACTAGATTTTCGGCCATGAACAGACGCTAAATTGCAAATTCTAGGGCTTTTAGAGGAAAATGGCCCGTTACGCATAGCCATACTATGACGCCGCTTACCTCTTGTAACTCGCCATAGGCTCTATGTAGCGGCACTGCACGCTGGGGAATACGCTATGAAAAAGACCATGTACAAAAAAAATCTGGGACCGCTCATGCATGTGCGCCCAATAAATAAAACTACAAGCCACATCGACTACAGCTAGCAGTTATGCTCACAAATTCAAGACACATCCAGCTAATGGATACCACGCTCCGCGACGGCGAGCAAACCCAGGGCGTGGCGTTTACGCCGATGGAAAAAGTCAGCATCGCCAAGGCTTTGTTGCAAAATTTGCGCGTCGACCGGATCGAGGTGGCATCGGCGCGGGTTTCGGAAGGCGAAAAACAAGCCGTCAGCCTGATCAATCAATGGGCGCAGCACGAAGGTTTTGCCGAGCGAGTCGAAGTGCTGGGTTTTGTCGACCATACTCGTAGCGTAGACTGGATCAAATCGACCGGCGGCAAGGTGATCAACCTGCTGGCCAAGGGCAGTGAAAAACATTGCCGCGAACAACTTGGCAAGACGCTGGATCAGCATAGCACCGATGTGTTGCTAACCATTGCTTATGCCCACGAACAGGGCTTGAAAATCAACGTCTATCTGGAAGACTGGTCGAACGGCTATCAAGACAGCCGCGATTATGTCTATGGCTTGATGGAGCGCTTGCAAAACAGCCCGATCAGTCATTTCATGCTGCCCGATACCTTGGGCGTGATGTCGCCGGACGAGGTGTATGCGAGCTTTAGCGATATGTGCCAGCGCTACCCTGCGCTGCAATTCGATTTCCATCCACACAACGATTACGGTCTGGCCACAGCCAATGTGATGGCCGCGGTGCGGGCCGGCGTCAGCGCCGTACATTGCACCGTCAACTGCCTGGGCGAGCGTGCCGGCAATGCCTCCATAGCGGAAGTAGCGGTGGTACTGCGCGACAAAATGGCGATGGAATTGTCCGTGGACGAGAGCCATTTGGTGCGGATCAGCGAGATGGTCGAGAACTTCTCCGGCAAGCGCATTGCCGCCAACGCCCCTATCGTCGGCGCCGATGTGTTCACGCAAACCGCCGGCATTCATGCCGACGGCGACCAAAAAGGCGGCTTGTATAAAACCAAGCTGGGGCCGGAACGCTTTTCGCGGATTCGCAGCTATGCGCTGGGCAAGATGAGCGGCAAGGCCTCGCTGAAGAAAAACCTGGAACAGCTGGAACTGGATCTGTCGGAAGAAGACCAGAAAAAAGTTCTGGCGCGCATCGTCAGTATCGGCGACTCCAAACAAACCATCACGACCGACGACTTGCCATTCATCATCGCCGATGTATTGGAAAGCAAGAATTATCAACACATCGAATTATTAGCTTGCTCGATTAGTAGCGGATTGGATTTGCCATCCACAGTTAGTATTCGGGTAGAGGTAAAAGGCGAGAAACATCAGACCACCGGCGCCGGCAGCGGTGGCTTCGATGCGTTTATCGATGCGATTGGCAAGGTGCTGCAACATTACGATTACACCTTGCCGACCCTGGCCGATTATGAAATCCGCATACCCAAGGGCGGTCACACCAGTGCACTGACCGAATGCGTGATCACCTGGGATTGCGGCAGCGAATTGCGTAAAACCCGCGGCGTGCATGTCAATCAGGTGTTTGCCGGGATTTTGGCGACGATTAAACTCATCAACATTCAGTTGCATGAAATGGCGGCGACTTCGTAACCGAGTGCCGTTAAATATCTCGGCAAAGATAACTTCCGCTTATGGTCCCCACGCTCTGCATGGGAACCCGGTAGGGGCGCTCCAGCGTCCCGAACCGCAGAGCGGTTCAAACGGCATTCCCACCCGGAGCGTGGGAACGATGTATCGGAAACAAACAGTATTAAAACCCTTTCTAATTCACCTACAACCAGCGAAACCATGAAACACTACAAAATCGCAATACTGGCCGGCGACGGCATCGGCCCCGAAATCACCGCGGAAGCCGTAAAAGTGCTGAAAGTCATCGAAGAACGTAACGATGTGACATTTGAATTGTTGCCAGCCGCATTCGGCGCCTGCGCTTATTTCGAATCCGGCTCGGCGTTTCCGCATCAAACCAAAG harbors:
- the thrC gene encoding threonine synthase, with the protein product MANQTRYTGIIERYRDRLPVSAATRLISLCEGNTPLIQLQNIPRLIGKDVDIYVKFEGLNPTGSFKDRGMTMAVTKAVEEGSQAIICASTGNTSAAAAAYAVRAGIKAFVLIPEGKIALGKLAQTLMYGAQIIQINGNFDAGMDIVKKITDHAPVTIVNSINPFRLEGQKTAAFEIVDALGDAPDFHCLPVGNAGNISAYWKGYKEYSTDSETHKAVTNKRPVMCGYQAAGAAPFVGGAMVDHPETVATAIRIGHPQSWDLAWNAQKESGGWFAAFADEQILAAQKMLSQFEGIFCEPASATSLAGALHDIANGKIPEGSKIVCTLTGNGIKDPDIAISQCKDNHPVTIDATLDAVKKAILDNM
- a CDS encoding homoserine dehydrogenase; translation: MKPVTVGVLGLGTVGGGTVNVLKRNAGEIARRAGREIVVTRASARDLSRARICDTDGIALTSDPFEIVNDPNIDVVVELIGGYDLAKQLVLTAIGNGKHVVTANKALIALHGNEIFAEASKKGVMVMFEAAVAGGIPIIKAIREGLAGNRIKWLAGIINGTGNFILTEMRDKGRDFADVLAEAQALGYAEADPTFDVEGIDAGHKLTILASIAFGIPLQFEKVFTEGITKITRLDVEYAEALGYRIKNLGIARKTDAGIELRVHPTLIPKRRLIANVDGVMNAVLVCGDAVGPTLYYGAGAGAEPTASAVVADLVDVVRAMTSDPENRVPHLAFQADAIVDIPVLPADEIKTAYYLRLTAEDKPGVLADVSRILAAHNISIEALIQKEPLQGETSVPIIMLTQLTLEKEMNAAIAAIEALATVSGKVARIRLETLG
- the alaC gene encoding alanine transaminase, with amino-acid sequence MEEFHRISRLPPYVFNIVNELKAKARAEGEDVIDFGMGNPDQPTPKHILDKMLEVAQRDDTHRYSVSKGIPRLRKAICGWYKKRFDVDLDFNTEAIVTIGSKEGLSHLALATLGPGDVVLVPNPAYPIHPYGVVIAGADIRHVPLTPGTDFFEELRKGIAECWPKPKMLILNFPGNPTCQCVELDFFEKVVAICKEHGIWIVHDIAYADIVFDGYVAPSILQVEGAKDIAVEFFSLSKSYNMPGWRVGFMCGNPTLVAALTRIKSYMDYGTFTPIQVAAITALEGPQDCVKEICDMYKARRDVLCDGLNAMGWHVEKPKATMFVWAKIPEAYREMGSIEFAKKLIIDAKVAVSPGIGFGQHGDDHIRFSLIENEHRTRQALRSIRNMLKKDNVV
- a CDS encoding GNAT family N-acetyltransferase/peptidase C39 family protein — encoded protein: MSALPAFNANLAIRPAQLRDLGGLVALENASFSTDKLSRRSFRHWLTTEHRALLVAEIEQRVAGYILIIYHPGTRLARIYSLAVSPQQRGSGIAKALMTAGEQAAQDDGRLYLRLEVSVDNFPAIRLYETLGFQKFGVYRDYYQDHKDALRYQKRIRLYRDKPRHRSVHWLRQTTPFTCGPASLMMAMHALNKNYLPSREEEIELWREATTIFMTSGHGGCHPLGLALAAKRRQFSVEVWINQAGTLFIDSVRSEDKKQVVELVDNCFKRDAELQDIAVHYANITQGELISAFESGAIPLILISTFAMDRKKAPHWVVMSGFDDDCLYMHDPDPEEGRQNELDCQFIPIAREDFERMCCFGKSRLRTAVIIRGDR
- a CDS encoding DUF2817 domain-containing protein, with the translated sequence MSLSNYGAEIDTGVFPASYALGRTQWLLEIAELGYSSQHKAYACAGLGPDGEVLATDTLWLGAPEADSVVVVLGGTHGVEGFAGSAVQIDLLQGLSKGRLSILEDCALLLVHALTPWGYAWSRRCDGDGVDLNRNAVDFSRPLPTNPDYDCLRPAIFEADVEQRRRAFAEFSQQHGRAALETAISGGQYRDPDGPFYGGQAPAHGRLVCEDLIKQYALHLRRLAVVDLHTGLGPYGYGEIICDHAPDSAGAAVAQRWYGDSVTLPAAGTSSSVPKLGLLDYLWHGVMDSHSCYVTLEFGTYSTDQLFETLLRDHQLWAHADSGDSRFAHSLAMRHHFCPNDGAWQEMVLFRARQVIRQALQGVGS
- a CDS encoding alpha-isopropylmalate synthase regulatory domain-containing protein; this translates as MDTTLRDGEQTQGVAFTPMEKVSIAKALLQNLRVDRIEVASARVSEGEKQAVSLINQWAQHEGFAERVEVLGFVDHTRSVDWIKSTGGKVINLLAKGSEKHCREQLGKTLDQHSTDVLLTIAYAHEQGLKINVYLEDWSNGYQDSRDYVYGLMERLQNSPISHFMLPDTLGVMSPDEVYASFSDMCQRYPALQFDFHPHNDYGLATANVMAAVRAGVSAVHCTVNCLGERAGNASIAEVAVVLRDKMAMELSVDESHLVRISEMVENFSGKRIAANAPIVGADVFTQTAGIHADGDQKGGLYKTKLGPERFSRIRSYALGKMSGKASLKKNLEQLELDLSEEDQKKVLARIVSIGDSKQTITTDDLPFIIADVLESKNYQHIELLACSISSGLDLPSTVSIRVEVKGEKHQTTGAGSGGFDAFIDAIGKVLQHYDYTLPTLADYEIRIPKGGHTSALTECVITWDCGSELRKTRGVHVNQVFAGILATIKLINIQLHEMAATS